The Sporomusa termitida genome has a window encoding:
- a CDS encoding efflux RND transporter periplasmic adaptor subunit, which produces MLLIWQKVKQYKKWLAVLVTVLLAGAGGVMYHGKSSLPAATEAAVAVERGNIQAAVAATGTISAVNTVEISSRVTGLITAVHVKENDFVKAGQVLLVLDDSSVRAQVAQYSAQLANYAGIYKRSQQLTAIGGQSVQQLDADRTNYLVAQSNYDNYATQLAYYVITAPIDGVVIGKPTPAGQTVAQGISTPQVIMTIADMSKMQIKVLVDETDIGRIKDGQTVSFTVDTYTDKTFTGKVTKISREATTSSNVVYYPVYVDVDLPAGLLYPTMTARVTINVGESRNVLVVPLSAVKEDKGQKYVQVMTAGESRKTTVQTGLSDDEQIEIISGLSEGDRIVLPAAKIQTNTNANQGPPPPI; this is translated from the coding sequence ATGCTACTGATTTGGCAAAAAGTTAAGCAATATAAAAAGTGGCTGGCCGTGCTTGTGACAGTTCTGCTGGCCGGAGCCGGGGGGGTGATGTATCACGGGAAAAGCAGCCTGCCTGCCGCCACGGAGGCGGCCGTTGCTGTGGAACGCGGCAATATCCAGGCCGCCGTAGCCGCCACCGGCACAATTTCAGCGGTCAATACGGTTGAAATCAGTTCCCGGGTAACCGGATTAATCACTGCGGTACATGTGAAAGAAAATGATTTTGTTAAAGCCGGGCAGGTCTTACTGGTGCTGGATGATTCCAGTGTCAGAGCCCAGGTCGCCCAATATAGTGCCCAGCTGGCAAACTATGCCGGCATCTATAAACGCAGTCAGCAGCTGACCGCCATTGGCGGGCAGTCGGTTCAGCAGCTGGATGCCGACCGGACAAATTATCTCGTCGCCCAGTCAAACTATGACAACTATGCAACGCAACTGGCTTACTATGTCATTACAGCGCCGATTGACGGTGTTGTTATCGGCAAGCCGACACCTGCCGGCCAGACTGTTGCCCAGGGTATTTCCACGCCCCAGGTGATTATGACCATTGCCGATATGTCGAAAATGCAGATTAAGGTTCTGGTCGATGAAACCGATATCGGCCGGATAAAAGACGGTCAAACGGTGTCCTTTACCGTGGATACCTATACCGATAAGACCTTTACCGGCAAAGTGACCAAAATATCCCGGGAAGCGACCACCTCATCCAATGTTGTCTATTATCCGGTATATGTGGATGTTGATTTGCCGGCGGGATTACTGTATCCCACCATGACGGCCCGGGTAACGATTAATGTCGGCGAAAGCCGGAATGTGCTGGTTGTGCCGCTGTCGGCTGTCAAAGAAGACAAAGGGCAAAAATATGTACAGGTTATGACTGCCGGTGAAAGCCGGAAAACCACAGTTCAAACCGGTTTGAGCGATGATGAGCAGATTGAAATTATCAGCGGCCTGAGTGAGGGTGACCGCATTGTCCTGCCGGCAGCCAAGATTCAGACCAATACCAATGCCAATCAGGGGCCGCCGCCGCCGATCTAG
- a CDS encoding ABC transporter ATP-binding protein, which translates to MSIVLTDIMKIYPMGDTAVQALAGVTLTIKAGEFAAIIGPSGSGKSTLMNIIGCLDRPSSGSYRLAAVEVAAMTDDQLAAARNRQIGFVFQNFNLLSRIPALQNVALPLVYAGADKHTRLARAAQNLAEVGLGERSHHRPNELSGGQRQRVAIARALINDPPILIADEPTGNLDSKSSREIMEIFCRLNQQGRTVIMVTHEPEIAAYARRVIQVRDGKILTDEVKQGVGACSGKVSSLH; encoded by the coding sequence ATGAGTATTGTTTTAACAGACATAATGAAAATATATCCTATGGGCGATACGGCTGTGCAGGCTTTGGCCGGGGTGACATTAACCATTAAAGCCGGTGAATTCGCCGCCATTATCGGTCCGTCCGGATCAGGCAAGTCCACCCTGATGAATATTATCGGCTGTCTGGACCGGCCCAGCAGCGGTTCATACCGGCTGGCAGCTGTGGAAGTGGCCGCAATGACCGATGATCAACTGGCTGCGGCCCGTAACCGGCAAATCGGGTTTGTGTTTCAGAATTTCAATCTCTTGTCACGGATCCCGGCCTTGCAGAATGTGGCGCTGCCCCTGGTCTATGCCGGGGCCGATAAGCATACCCGGCTGGCCCGGGCTGCACAGAATCTGGCCGAGGTTGGTTTGGGCGAGCGTAGCCATCACCGGCCTAATGAGCTGTCCGGCGGGCAGCGGCAACGAGTGGCCATTGCCCGGGCGCTGATCAATGACCCCCCGATCCTGATTGCCGATGAACCCACAGGCAACCTTGATTCAAAATCAAGCCGGGAAATTATGGAGATTTTCTGCCGGCTCAACCAGCAAGGCCGCACCGTGATTATGGTGACCCATGAGCCGGAGATTGCTGCCTATGCCCGGCGGGTTATCCAGGTACGGGACGGTAAAATCCTTACAGACGAGGTTAAACAGGGGGTGGGAGCATGTTCTGGGAAAGTGTCTTCATTGCATTAG
- a CDS encoding flagellar hook protein FlgE, with protein MMTSIYSGVSGLKAQQTKLDVIGNNISNVSTIGYKSQTVSFADLLSQTISGSTAANAATGTSGTNAKQIGTGVSVASVATNITTGSTQSTGNSSDVSISGSGYFIVQGGGSGEYQFTRAGNFGVDASGNLTVNGYTICGWLDCTQNADGTYTYNTQTDVEPINIFADSYTGNKKISAPAATSTAAVSGSVNSGADAQAAAATTGSSANATLNATGLTAVTDDAGTTFAGTITVNGTSVTITAGDTVQTIIDNINAAGAGVTAAWNAGDGANGYIQLTSTAAGSTAAIELGGTNATLAKLFGAIDGTTDTTSTSVAAAGTDYDSSNPDATTTLQVYDALGNSYDVQVNLYKSQVATSDGQSVTTWHWEADSADSGLNLSNSSGTIAFDGSGKIVDNDTYDTSFTLNLTPTNGAAASTVTLDLSKVASYATSSSDSLTNTTDGYASGTLEDFTIGSDGIIYGTYSNGQTEPLGMIALASFSNPAGLEKIGGSLYVASNNSGNFTGGVVAGTNGTGALSAGTLEMSNVDLSEQFSEMMITQRAYQANSKIISAADECLKAAINMVG; from the coding sequence ATGATGACTTCGATTTATTCGGGGGTTTCCGGTCTTAAAGCGCAACAGACGAAACTGGACGTGATTGGCAACAATATCTCGAATGTGAGTACGATCGGCTACAAATCACAAACAGTAAGTTTTGCCGATTTGTTAAGCCAGACAATTAGTGGCTCCACTGCAGCCAATGCGGCCACCGGTACCAGCGGCACCAATGCCAAGCAGATTGGTACCGGGGTAAGCGTCGCGTCGGTAGCGACCAATATAACCACAGGCAGCACCCAGTCTACAGGCAACTCCAGCGATGTTTCCATCAGCGGCAGCGGCTATTTTATCGTCCAGGGCGGCGGCAGCGGTGAGTACCAGTTTACCCGGGCCGGCAATTTCGGGGTAGATGCCAGCGGCAATCTGACCGTAAACGGGTATACAATCTGCGGCTGGCTGGATTGTACGCAAAATGCTGACGGCACTTATACCTACAATACCCAGACCGACGTGGAGCCAATCAATATATTCGCAGACAGTTATACCGGCAATAAAAAGATCAGCGCGCCGGCGGCCACGTCGACAGCTGCCGTCAGCGGCAGCGTAAACTCCGGCGCCGATGCCCAGGCCGCGGCGGCAACAACCGGCAGCTCGGCCAATGCCACCCTTAACGCAACCGGGCTGACAGCGGTAACTGATGACGCCGGCACCACCTTTGCCGGCACTATTACGGTGAACGGCACCAGTGTCACCATTACTGCCGGCGACACGGTACAAACCATTATTGATAATATTAATGCCGCCGGGGCCGGCGTTACCGCTGCCTGGAATGCCGGCGACGGCGCCAACGGCTATATTCAGCTGACCTCCACTGCTGCCGGCAGCACGGCCGCCATTGAATTAGGCGGCACCAATGCCACCTTGGCCAAGCTGTTCGGGGCTATTGACGGCACGACCGACACAACCAGCACCAGTGTGGCGGCAGCCGGCACCGACTATGACAGCAGCAATCCGGACGCAACGACGACGCTGCAGGTATATGATGCCTTGGGGAATAGCTATGATGTGCAGGTAAATTTGTATAAATCGCAGGTTGCCACCTCGGATGGCCAATCGGTAACAACCTGGCATTGGGAAGCGGACTCAGCCGATTCAGGGCTGAATTTAAGCAACAGCAGCGGTACGATCGCCTTTGACGGCAGTGGCAAGATCGTGGACAATGATACCTACGATACCTCGTTTACCCTTAACCTGACGCCAACAAACGGCGCGGCGGCCTCCACCGTTACCCTGGATTTGTCCAAAGTGGCATCTTATGCCACCAGCAGCAGCGACAGCCTGACTAATACTACCGACGGTTATGCTTCCGGTACGCTGGAGGATTTTACTATCGGCAGCGACGGAATTATCTACGGGACTTACAGTAACGGCCAGACCGAGCCGCTGGGCATGATTGCCCTGGCCAGTTTCTCTAATCCGGCCGGGCTGGAGAAGATTGGCGGCAGTTTATATGTTGCCAGCAATAATTCAGGTAATTTTACCGGTGGTGTGGTGGCGGGGACCAATGGTACCGGCGCCTTGAGCGCCGGTACGCTGGAGATGTCCAATGTGGATTTATCAGAACAATTCAGTGAGATGATGATTACCCAGCGGGCCTATCAGGCCAACAGTAAAATAATCAGTGCGGCCGACGAGTGTCTGAAAGCTGCCATTAATATGGTCGGTTAG
- the flgK gene encoding flagellar hook-associated protein FlgK, whose protein sequence is MRVNQAALTVTSHNIANVDTAGYSRQAIALTETVNDPAGSNSAGTGATVAEVKRARSQLLDNTYRQQNTTVEYWSSKSGTLDYLQEILDEFAISDASDEDASADGLQQTIQNFFDSWDNLASDPSSVSTRQSVVENAASLLDTLSQIDEQLQSLQADALTAAGDIVDEINGIAGQISALNLLIAKAEANSGEAGDLRDQRDDLLDQLSAYTNFSSQEAGSGMVAVFIGGVALVSGTKANSLSISGDGSTANPLQVTWTNTQTTAKIAGGSLLACLEEADQSGFSAISDTDNYNFTATATSSISTLRQGLNDLITTIAGKINSLHSAGTDLEGNTGLDFFVVVDAGQPLSISNIQVNPEIAANSNKLAAGSTDAAGDNTVANAISSLLDEKIFQYNGLSQDLTGFYQSIIAWVGTAGSNATNAYDVYSTLATQADNQRLSISSASLDEEMSNMIKYQTAYSAASRVLSTIDNLIGDLIEELG, encoded by the coding sequence ATGAGAGTGAACCAGGCGGCATTAACAGTCACCAGCCATAATATAGCCAATGTGGATACTGCCGGTTATTCCCGGCAGGCAATAGCCCTGACCGAGACTGTCAACGACCCGGCCGGCAGCAATTCGGCCGGCACCGGGGCGACTGTGGCCGAGGTAAAGCGGGCCCGCAGCCAGTTGCTGGATAATACCTATCGTCAGCAGAATACGACAGTCGAGTATTGGTCAAGCAAAAGCGGCACACTGGACTATCTCCAGGAAATTCTGGATGAGTTCGCTATCAGTGATGCGTCTGATGAGGACGCGTCTGCCGACGGCCTGCAGCAGACTATCCAGAATTTCTTTGACAGCTGGGATAATCTGGCTTCAGATCCCAGCAGTGTCAGCACCCGTCAGTCAGTAGTGGAAAATGCTGCTTCCCTGCTGGACACCCTCAGCCAGATTGACGAACAGCTGCAGTCATTGCAGGCCGATGCGCTTACGGCAGCCGGGGATATAGTTGATGAAATCAATGGGATTGCCGGTCAGATATCAGCCTTGAATTTACTAATTGCCAAAGCCGAAGCCAACAGCGGCGAAGCCGGCGATCTAAGAGATCAGCGCGATGACCTCCTGGATCAGTTATCAGCCTATACGAATTTCAGTTCTCAGGAAGCAGGCAGCGGCATGGTAGCTGTCTTTATTGGCGGGGTAGCGCTGGTAAGCGGAACGAAGGCCAACAGTTTAAGCATCAGCGGCGACGGTTCGACCGCGAATCCTTTGCAGGTAACCTGGACAAACACGCAAACCACGGCGAAAATTGCCGGCGGCTCTTTGCTGGCTTGTCTGGAAGAAGCCGATCAAAGCGGGTTTTCTGCAATCAGTGATACTGATAATTATAACTTTACCGCCACGGCAACCAGTTCAATCAGTACGCTGCGGCAGGGGTTAAATGACCTGATCACCACGATTGCCGGCAAAATCAACTCACTCCACAGTGCCGGCACTGATCTTGAGGGCAATACCGGCCTCGATTTCTTTGTCGTTGTGGATGCCGGTCAGCCTCTGAGTATCAGCAACATCCAGGTTAATCCGGAAATAGCGGCCAATAGCAATAAACTTGCTGCCGGTTCAACCGATGCTGCCGGCGATAATACGGTTGCCAACGCCATCAGCAGTTTGCTTGATGAAAAGATTTTTCAATATAATGGCTTATCGCAGGATCTTACCGGTTTTTATCAATCAATCATTGCCTGGGTGGGCACTGCGGGCAGCAATGCAACAAACGCCTATGATGTATATTCCACGTTGGCAACCCAGGCTGATAACCAGAGACTGTCAATCTCATCGGCTTCACTTGATGAGGAAATGTCTAATATGATTAAGTATCAAACTGCCTATAGCGCAGCCTCACGGGTATTAAGCACGATTGACAACCTGATCGGCGATTTGATTGAAGAATTAGGATGA
- the flgK gene encoding flagellar hook-associated protein FlgK: MASTFAGLSISTRGLFTSAAALAVTSNNMSNANTTGYSRQVVNQQAVGPAAVYNGNYVGAGSEVTSVTHIRNFRLDQKYWRETGQLGELQTKSDMLSQIEAVMGATDDSSLSAVMEDFYAAMEDLASDPTSAATRAAMKEAGVAVCEYLNTVSSQLSQLKEDINSEVKTGVDQINAYATQIAELNAKIRVAAAAGSSTNELEDQRTLLIDQLSGLADVEVTQTVVGTLPNGADDVKFSVAISGITLVSNDQAKQLECYENGAGMYSIRWQDTGADFAPEGGLLKACFDLRDGDGTGSQYKGISYYSNLLDQFAGTFAAAFNAAHSSGYGLDGSTGVAFFAASESAAGITAANISVAAAVLADTNKIAAASAADGGTDNNENMNALIKLCEESKLFGNSTAEDFINSIVSTLGTASQHAQTMTNKQSSFVTNIDTRRASVAGVSLNEETANLTKYEAAYNASAQMIAVWQEIYQTTISMVNTE, encoded by the coding sequence ATGGCATCGACATTCGCCGGACTAAGTATTTCCACGCGGGGATTGTTCACAAGCGCAGCGGCGCTGGCGGTTACCAGCAATAATATGAGTAATGCCAATACTACGGGGTATTCCCGGCAGGTAGTCAATCAACAGGCCGTAGGGCCTGCTGCCGTTTACAACGGCAACTATGTCGGCGCCGGTTCTGAGGTAACCTCGGTTACACATATCCGTAACTTCCGGCTTGACCAGAAATACTGGCGGGAAACCGGACAGCTGGGCGAGCTGCAGACTAAATCAGATATGTTAAGCCAGATTGAAGCGGTTATGGGGGCCACGGATGACAGCTCACTTAGTGCGGTCATGGAGGATTTTTATGCGGCCATGGAGGACCTGGCCTCAGACCCGACCAGTGCGGCAACCCGGGCGGCCATGAAAGAGGCCGGTGTGGCTGTCTGCGAATATCTGAATACAGTATCCTCCCAGTTATCTCAGCTTAAGGAGGATATCAACTCTGAGGTGAAGACCGGAGTCGATCAAATAAACGCTTATGCTACCCAAATCGCCGAGTTAAATGCAAAAATCCGGGTAGCGGCCGCAGCCGGTTCTTCGACCAACGAACTGGAGGACCAGCGGACACTGCTTATTGACCAGCTGTCCGGTTTAGCCGATGTTGAGGTCACACAAACTGTTGTTGGCACCCTGCCTAATGGGGCGGACGATGTCAAATTCTCGGTTGCCATAAGCGGAATCACTCTGGTCAGCAATGACCAGGCCAAGCAACTGGAATGCTACGAGAACGGGGCTGGTATGTATAGTATCCGGTGGCAGGACACCGGCGCAGATTTTGCGCCGGAAGGCGGTCTGCTAAAGGCTTGTTTTGATTTAAGGGATGGCGATGGTACCGGCTCCCAGTATAAGGGAATCAGCTATTACAGTAATCTCCTGGACCAATTCGCCGGCACCTTTGCCGCAGCTTTCAATGCTGCCCATAGCAGCGGCTATGGCCTGGACGGTTCGACCGGTGTTGCGTTTTTTGCCGCCAGTGAATCGGCAGCCGGCATTACGGCGGCGAACATCTCCGTAGCGGCGGCGGTACTGGCCGATACTAATAAAATTGCGGCTGCTTCCGCGGCCGATGGTGGCACCGATAATAATGAAAACATGAATGCGTTGATTAAATTATGTGAAGAATCCAAGCTGTTTGGCAACAGTACGGCGGAAGATTTTATTAATTCTATCGTTTCGACACTGGGAACAGCCAGCCAGCACGCCCAGACGATGACCAATAAACAGAGCTCCTTTGTCACAAATATTGATACCCGCCGGGCGTCGGTAGCCGGTGTTTCCCTTAACGAGGAAACGGCTAATCTGACTAAATATGAGGCGGCCTATAACGCCTCGGCGCAGATGATTGCTGTTTGGCAGGAAATCTATCAAACGACCATCAGCATGGTTAATACCGAGTAA
- a CDS encoding flagellar hook capping FlgD N-terminal domain-containing protein has protein sequence MSTTSVSNYWKTPTTTAADTTSTTGTSSLDFNDFVELLATELRYQDPQDPVSSTEYVAQLAQFGTLDKLNTIGNSVDAYQAYGLIGKSVTYATTDAAGAAASATGTVDSVSIKSGTAYLNIGSMQITLSSVSQVAEASS, from the coding sequence ATGAGCACAACTTCAGTTTCAAACTATTGGAAAACGCCGACTACCACCGCGGCCGACACTACCAGCACCACCGGAACAAGTTCACTGGATTTTAACGATTTCGTCGAGCTGCTGGCAACAGAACTCAGATACCAGGACCCGCAGGATCCGGTAAGCAGTACCGAATATGTGGCTCAGCTGGCCCAATTTGGAACATTGGACAAGCTTAATACAATTGGTAACAGCGTGGATGCCTACCAAGCCTACGGCTTAATTGGCAAGTCTGTTACCTATGCGACAACCGATGCCGCCGGCGCGGCCGCAAGCGCCACCGGGACAGTGGATTCAGTTTCGATCAAAAGCGGCACTGCCTATCTGAATATTGGCAGCATGCAAATCACACTTAGCTCGGTTTCCCAGGTTGCTGAGGCAAGCAGCTAA
- a CDS encoding response regulator transcription factor: MNKTVLIVDDELRMRKLVADFLRRESYTILEADSGHTALDILAGHKVDLVILDVMMPEPDGWTVCRQIRKNSNVPVIMLTARGEEVDQLFAFELGADEYITKPFSPKILTARVNALFRRMGTDKPAAAGGLTIAPAARQVFIDQTLIDLSPKEYELLIYLTDNMGNALSRQQILDQVWTYDYFGDLRTVDTHINRLRSKLGDKSSLIQTIRGYGYRFEAGK, translated from the coding sequence ATGAACAAAACGGTACTGATTGTCGATGATGAACTGCGTATGCGTAAATTAGTGGCTGATTTTCTCCGGCGGGAAAGCTATACCATCCTGGAAGCGGACAGCGGCCATACCGCCCTGGACATACTCGCAGGCCACAAGGTTGATCTTGTCATTCTGGACGTCATGATGCCTGAGCCTGACGGCTGGACAGTGTGCCGGCAAATCCGGAAAAACAGCAATGTTCCGGTTATCATGCTTACCGCCAGAGGGGAAGAGGTGGATCAGTTATTTGCTTTTGAACTTGGTGCCGATGAATACATTACCAAGCCTTTCAGTCCGAAAATCCTGACGGCCCGGGTTAACGCCCTGTTCCGGCGAATGGGAACAGATAAACCGGCCGCCGCCGGCGGGCTGACAATTGCGCCGGCCGCCCGTCAGGTATTTATCGATCAAACCCTCATTGACCTGAGCCCCAAAGAATATGAGCTCCTGATTTACCTTACCGACAATATGGGCAATGCCCTGAGCCGCCAGCAGATTCTGGACCAGGTCTGGACTTACGACTACTTCGGTGACTTGCGGACTGTTGACACCCACATTAACCGGCTGCGCAGCAAGTTAGGCGACAAAAGCAGCCTGATCCAGACCATCAGGGGCTATGGCTACAGATTTGAGGCCGGAAAATGA
- a CDS encoding sensor histidine kinase yields the protein MTLSIRTKLFVVLSGLLLFFVLLSWGLIRLGLEKYYIWQKQDILLANSKLIDELYQGKPEAISLELERIANTLGAGVIIFTQDGYIKYSSFTRIINQKIQDTPPAPALPPRPGQSRRTPLFPSRRPPYELKSKEIIDSRTVLEMQQDLNLRIEFMALERQLANNDILIIRQPLAPVSESAVAAAQFMAFTGILVLLSGGTWAFLVARRFTQPILELNRIAQNMACLNFSLKCTVTRSDELGELGQSINHLSEQLDSAIIELSRKNQQLMADVEKERALDGMRKNFVSSVSHELKTPLALILGYAEGLKENVAGDEEGRNYYCSIIIDEAEKMDKLVKDLLNLSQIESGLFQLNRSDFDLLALIGGMIKKYQTILAKKELTLAVENTGCYYVNGDILRIEQVLLNLFTNAIEHADFARVIKIGVMDTGNKIRVSVFNSGQPIPGASLDKLWTSFYKVDKARTREHGRYGLGLSIVLAIQQQHGNRYGVENTAEGVTFWFELDKAGKI from the coding sequence ATGACACTATCCATTCGCACCAAACTGTTTGTCGTCCTCAGCGGGCTGCTGCTGTTTTTTGTATTACTATCCTGGGGCCTGATCCGTCTTGGTCTGGAGAAATACTATATCTGGCAAAAGCAGGATATCCTGCTGGCGAACAGCAAGCTTATCGATGAACTGTACCAGGGAAAACCGGAGGCAATAAGCCTGGAGCTGGAACGGATCGCCAATACCCTCGGCGCCGGCGTTATCATCTTTACCCAGGACGGTTACATCAAATACAGTTCATTTACCCGGATCATTAATCAAAAAATTCAGGATACCCCACCGGCCCCGGCCTTGCCGCCCCGCCCGGGCCAATCCCGCCGGACGCCCCTTTTCCCCTCCCGCCGGCCCCCCTATGAACTCAAAAGCAAAGAAATCATTGACAGCCGGACAGTGTTAGAGATGCAGCAGGATTTGAACCTGCGGATTGAATTTATGGCTCTGGAACGGCAGCTGGCCAATAACGATATATTGATCATCAGGCAACCCTTGGCACCGGTGTCGGAAAGCGCCGTTGCGGCTGCCCAGTTTATGGCCTTTACCGGCATACTGGTATTGTTGTCAGGCGGTACCTGGGCTTTCCTCGTGGCCCGAAGGTTTACCCAGCCGATCCTGGAGCTGAACCGGATCGCCCAAAACATGGCCTGCCTTAATTTTTCCCTGAAATGTACCGTAACCCGCAGCGACGAACTGGGGGAACTCGGCCAAAGCATCAATCATCTGTCAGAACAACTGGACAGTGCAATTATTGAGCTTAGCCGAAAAAATCAGCAGTTAATGGCCGATGTGGAAAAAGAGCGGGCCCTGGATGGCATGCGCAAGAATTTTGTTTCCAGTGTTTCCCATGAGCTAAAAACACCGTTAGCTCTTATCCTGGGCTATGCCGAAGGCTTAAAGGAAAATGTAGCCGGCGACGAGGAAGGCCGCAACTATTACTGTTCCATCATCATTGACGAAGCGGAAAAAATGGATAAATTAGTGAAAGACCTGCTAAATTTATCCCAAATCGAATCAGGCCTGTTTCAGCTGAACAGATCGGATTTTGATCTTCTGGCCCTGATAGGCGGCATGATAAAAAAATATCAGACCATCCTGGCGAAAAAAGAGCTTACGCTGGCAGTGGAGAACACAGGCTGTTATTATGTCAATGGGGATATATTGCGGATCGAGCAGGTTTTGCTCAACCTGTTTACCAATGCTATCGAGCATGCTGATTTTGCCAGAGTCATCAAAATTGGGGTAATGGATACAGGCAATAAAATCAGGGTCTCGGTCTTTAACTCCGGGCAGCCAATACCAGGGGCCAGCCTGGACAAGCTATGGACAAGTTTTTACAAGGTAGATAAAGCCCGCACCCGCGAACATGGCCGGTACGG
- a CDS encoding ABC transporter permease, giving the protein MFWESVFIALDGLKTNKLRTALTMLGIIIGVGAVIAMVSVGLGVQQKVQNSIAGLGSNLLIVMPGANSPSGGVRLAAGSNITLTKQDAQAIAREIAGVNYVAPSVSQQFQIIYGNQNWKSTIQGTTQDFLQIRNFTVDTGSFFSTSDENTRARVAVLGQTVATNLFGGASPVGKTVRIGTAPFRVIGVLAGKGQSSMGQDQDDIVLVPLTTAQDRLLGQAYLNNISIQVENDKIMDKVQADITALLRARHRLAANVENDFSVRNLTALMTTMQETTGTITLFLGAVAAISLVVGGIGIMNIMLVSVTERTREIGIRKALGATYRNILLQFIIEAIAIGVTGGLIGITLGIAGARLISLVAGWNTVISGAAILAAFGVSVFIGLFFGIYPARKAALLDPIEALRYE; this is encoded by the coding sequence ATGTTCTGGGAAAGTGTCTTCATTGCATTAGACGGGCTCAAGACCAATAAGCTGCGCACTGCGCTTACCATGCTGGGCATCATTATCGGGGTTGGGGCTGTGATTGCGATGGTATCGGTCGGCTTAGGGGTACAGCAGAAGGTGCAAAACTCAATTGCCGGTCTGGGCAGCAACCTGCTGATTGTTATGCCTGGTGCTAATTCTCCCTCCGGTGGTGTACGTCTGGCGGCCGGGTCGAATATTACGCTGACAAAACAGGATGCCCAGGCCATTGCCCGGGAGATTGCCGGTGTTAATTATGTGGCACCGTCTGTCAGCCAGCAGTTTCAGATCATCTACGGCAATCAAAACTGGAAAAGCACTATCCAGGGAACGACCCAGGATTTCCTGCAGATTCGGAATTTTACGGTAGACACCGGTTCTTTTTTTAGTACCAGTGATGAAAACACGCGGGCCCGGGTGGCCGTGCTTGGCCAGACGGTAGCCACGAATTTATTTGGCGGCGCCAGTCCGGTGGGCAAGACAGTGCGGATTGGCACGGCTCCGTTCCGGGTGATCGGCGTGCTGGCCGGCAAAGGTCAGTCTTCGATGGGGCAGGATCAGGACGACATCGTCCTGGTGCCTCTGACCACTGCCCAGGACCGGCTGCTTGGCCAGGCCTATCTCAACAATATCAGCATTCAGGTCGAAAACGATAAAATAATGGATAAGGTGCAGGCCGATATTACTGCCTTGTTAAGGGCCCGCCACCGTCTGGCGGCAAATGTTGAAAACGATTTTTCCGTGCGCAACCTGACTGCCCTGATGACGACCATGCAGGAAACCACCGGTACAATTACTCTGTTTCTCGGCGCTGTTGCCGCCATTTCGCTGGTGGTCGGCGGCATTGGGATTATGAATATTATGCTGGTTTCCGTAACCGAACGGACCCGGGAAATCGGCATCAGAAAAGCATTAGGGGCGACCTATAGAAACATACTCCTGCAGTTCATCATCGAAGCCATCGCCATTGGCGTTACCGGCGGCCTGATCGGCATCACCCTGGGCATTGCCGGGGCCCGGCTGATATCGCTGGTGGCCGGCTGGAATACTGTCATATCGGGGGCGGCCATCCTGGCAGCTTTTGGCGTTTCCGTGTTTATCGGCCTGTTTTTTGGTATCTACCCGGCCCGCAAAGCTGCCTTGCTGGACCCGATTGAGGCCCTCCGGTATGAATGA